A window of Macrotis lagotis isolate mMagLag1 chromosome 1, bilby.v1.9.chrom.fasta, whole genome shotgun sequence genomic DNA:
AAGTTGGTGGACATGAGTCCCACGGAACATGGAATGTTAAAATTGATGAGACGGACCAGAAATTGCTAAAGATCACATCACTGGCAAGCAGAAGGTGGTAACTTAGTTCCTGACCCTGGAGAccatctccttccttcctcaatggCAGATGAATGACTGACTGCCTGCGGTCTTTCCCCAGCTGCTTCTTGAAGGTCCTGTCCAATTCCTCCTTTTACACACACATTTTTCATGaatttctcttctcctcctttgCTGAGTGTATCCTTGATCTTGCTATTGGCCACGTCCGGAACAAAGTCTGACAATCCAAACAGCTACTGCCGTTCCGTTTCTCCGTCTGCCTTGTGACTCCTAAGCCTTTGGCCTCACCAGGTTCTGCAGTCCTCGGCTTGCGTGGATCCACATCCGGCCACCGGGCCcggatggttctagaggagaaggtgaggcccagctcccctcactcaaatccaactcatgcgATGTCACGGCATCCCCTCCAGGAGAAGGGAGGGTAAAATCTCGTCCCCACCTTCTCCCCCTCTCGGCCCAGAATAAACCCTTTTTTGCCCTGCTCATCTCACACACTGCAAAGCCTTCTGACACCATGTGCTGTGGGGGGTGAGCCCCCAGGCCACTCCATGCTCAGGCGCCGGCCGGACCTGTCGCtccagtgtcctcatctgtaggATGAGGGAAGGCGCTGCAGCTGCGCCCGGGCCCGTTTTAAGGGTCAAATGAAAGAACACAGAGGCACAAGTGACACCGCTGGAGGCTGAGAGCAAGCAGacgggggagaagggaggggtgCCGGGGCTTCTGCCGCGCCCCGCGGGCCCCGCCGCCCAGCAGCGCGCGGCCACGGCCACGGTCACGGCCGCGGACAAGTTCAAGGCCGCCGCGCCGGGACGCTCTGGGGCCGGGGACGGCTCCCCGCCCAGGCCGGGCCTCCGGAGCGCGCCCCGACGCGGCTCTTGGCCCTCTCCGGGCCCCGTAGCCGGGGGCGGGCCCCGCGGGCGGAAGCGACGGAAGCGGCGGGCGCGGGGCCACGCGCAGCCGGAACGCGATGGCGACGGCGGCGAAGCGGCCCAAGGTGAGGCGCGGGGCGGCGGGCGCGGGGCGGCGGGGAGGGCGGCGGGCGCCGGCGGGCCCCCGGGCCTCTTGAGCGTGGGCGCCCTCTGCTAGGTGGCGGGGACCCCCGGCGGCGCGGACGGGCCGCTCCCGGCCTTCCTCGGCTGGTGCTCCCGCGTCGGCCTGCAGCTGAGCCCCAAGGTGAGCCCGAGGGGCGGGGCTTCCGGGCGGAGCCGCGGGCCCCCATTGGCGGGCTCCGGGGGGCGGGGCGCAGGCCCCAGCGGCCATTGGGCATCACGGGGGGGCGGGCTGTGGGGGGGGCGGGGCTGGCGGCCCACGCGGCTCGGGCTCCGGGGGGGCCCCCCCGGGCGCCCGGGGCGGAGCTCCTGATGCGGGGTGCCCGGGCCGCGGGCTTCAGGTGTCCGTGAGCCGGGAGGGCACGGTGTCGGGCTACGGGATGCTGGCCCTGGAGGACGTGCAGCGCGGGGAGCTGCTGTTCGCCGTGCCCCGGGCGGCGCTGCTGTCCCACGAGACCACGGCCATCCGGGGCCTTCTGCAGCGAGGTAGGGGCGGGGCttccggggcggggcggggcggagcGGGGCTTCCGGGGCGGGGCTGACCCGGgccgccccgcccctcccgcAGAGCGCGCGGCCCTGCAGAGCCCCTCGGGCTGGGTGCCGCTGCTGCTGGCGCTGCTGCACGAGTACCTGGCCGACGACTCCCCCTGGCGCCCCTACTTCGCCCTCTGGCCGGACCTGGGCCGCCTGCAGCACCCCATGTTCTGGTGAGCGCGGCCCCctgcccccgccccctccccccgtCGTGGTGTTCCCTGAGcagaggcggggggggggggggggggggggggccgggggcaCCTCGGCCCTGGCCGGGGGCTGGCACTGCGGCCGGGCGGGCACGGGGCGGAAGCGCGCGCCCTCCAACACCCAGGAGCCGAAGCTTGGAGGCGCCGCCGTGTTCCCGAGCACACACAAGCACTAAGGGCAGAAGCGGAATTTGAACCCGGGACCTCCGGCCCTAGGCCTCCTGCCAAGGCGCCTGCACCTCCGCATCTGTTTCTGGGCGGGTAAAGGGGGCTTGTCTCGGGGGTCTCCGGCCGTGGGGGCCTTGGCCCGAGGGCCCGTGACCGCGACCCCTTCTCCCCGCAGGTCTGAAGAAGAACGGAAACGGCTCCTGCAGGGGACCGGCGTGCCCGAAGCCGTGGACAGGGACCTGGCCAACATCGGCCGCGAACACCGGACCGTGGTCCTGCCCTTCCTGGAGGCCCACCCCGACGTCTTCCCCCCGCGGGCCCGGTCCCCGGAGCTCTACCGCCAGCTCGTGGCCATGGTCATGGCCTACAGGTGATCAGCGCCTGGGGGCTCACCTCTGGGGGCTCACCTCTGGGGGCTCACCTCTGGGGGCTCACCTCTGGGGGCACGGCCTGGAGTCTCGGGGCTAGATGGAAGCCCTTGCTCATCTTATAGATTTGAGAAGGGAGCGATAGACTGGACCAGACTGACTACCCAAAGGTCCGTCATAAAAAGCCTACAACGTCCTGGTCTGCTAAAAGCCAAGAAGTTGACCAGGGCCAGCTGGTCTTCATAAGGATAAGATCTGGGATGTCTTCTGCCCCAGAAGTGTGGATCCAGCGGGAGGTGATGGGAGCCCTAGCCCATGAGACATTTGGAGTAGACTTGAACCTCACCTTCCTTTGTGGCAACTTTCTCTGCTCTTTCCTTTTTGTGGTAGTTTTCAGGAGCCCCTtgaagaggatgatgatgatgacaaggaGCCCAATCCCCCTATGATGGTACCAGCTGCTGATATACTGAACCATGTGGCCAACCACAATGCCAATCTGGAATACTCTTCAGTGAGTGGGTACATGTTAGACTGGATAGGCCACCGGGGCTGATTCTTGTTTATGCACACTTAATTTTGCCCTCTAAATACATCAGTGAATTAGTTGCATGGTATTGGCATATTTAACTCATACTTGCATACTAATATGTTAGCAGCCCACAGGCTGAATTTCTGTGAAGCAGAAATCCAAGGAATAGGGCAGCCCATTTTATTGGAGGCATCGACACCTCTGGGGCAATGAACAAAATGGTGCTGAAGTGTAGCATCACACCCACTGGCTTGTCTGGGATTTCAGAGGTCAGGAAAGGCAGCCTTGGACACATCACAACGTTCCCAGGCCTCctgttccttccagttctggcTGTAGAATCCTGTTGTCTTAGGCTTCCAGGGAAATGCCAACAGTGAGACCAGGATCCTGTGATGCTGAGGCTCAGTCCCATTGCTACTTCTTGCCAAAACTTTGAGTGCTGGGGTGCCCCCTGGAGCCAGCCAGACCCACATTCAGATGCCTGTTAGTAAAGGGTTTGGCACAGTGGGCACAAAGCAAAATGTGAGCTTACAGGGAAAGCCTGGTCTCCTGCTGCTAGGTCACAGTGACTGCATTGCTCTGATGTACCTCCTCACATTCTACAGATGGGAAATGGTTTATCCAAAACCAGAAGGTCCCAATTCCCATTTCTACCCTTACCCGTTATTGCTTCTTGCTATCAAATCTTGATTTTCC
This region includes:
- the SETD6 gene encoding N-lysine methyltransferase SETD6, encoding MATAAKRPKVAGTPGGADGPLPAFLGWCSRVGLQLSPKVSVSREGTVSGYGMLALEDVQRGELLFAVPRAALLSHETTAIRGLLQRERAALQSPSGWVPLLLALLHEYLADDSPWRPYFALWPDLGRLQHPMFWSEEERKRLLQGTGVPEAVDRDLANIGREHRTVVLPFLEAHPDVFPPRARSPELYRQLVAMVMAYSFQEPLEEDDDDDKEPNPPMMVPAADILNHVANHNANLEYSSEYLRMVATQPIPKGQEIFNTYGQLANWQLVHMYGFAEPYPGNTDDTADIQMATLRAAALQGATTEAERHQLCERWDFLCQLEMVGEEGAFVIGREEVLTEEELSATLKVLCMPAKEFRELKEQHGWEEDDGEEDSLTLTKKTIPKLEASWKTLLRDSVLLTLQAYATDFKSDQDLLGLKEAGIKLSWREEQALQVRYGQKRILHQLLELTSS